The Thermithiobacillus plumbiphilus DNA segment GATGCCAAGCCCGCCGCTTCGTTGCGGATTTGTCACCGGTGATGGCGGGCGTTATGCCTTACTCACGAACTGAGGACGACCTCATTTTGTCATTCGTATCCGGGACGACCCGTACAACGATGAGGTGTCGCCATGAACTGGATCATTCTGATCCTTGCCGGGATTTTCGAAATCGGATGGGCCATAGGACTTAAATACACCGATGGCTTCACACGCCTCTGGCCAACTGTTGGCACAGTACTTGCGATGGTGATTAGCCTTGGGTTACTTGGCATTGCCATGAAGTCGCTGCCTGTTGGCACCGCATACGCTGTATGGGTTGGCGTCGGCGCTGTCGGCACGGCGATTCTTGGGATTGTGCTGTTTGGAGAGCCAGCGAATGCAGGGCGGCTACTGAGCCTCGCGTTCATCCTCGCAGGTATTATTGGCCTCAAATTGGCTACCCCGGCCTAACAATTCGTTCAAGCCGAAGCCGCTTCGCGGCTCGGCTTAATTCAGGTGTTATGAACCGAGAAGCCTAGTCATAGGGCGCATCCATGGGAAACATTGGTCGGCAATTATCACGCACCGAGGGAAGGGTTTTGCCCGCTTCAGCCTGGATGGCGCGCGAGACGCTAGGAAACTAGATTCCGTGGCCGGCCTTCCAGAAAGGCAAGGATATTCTCGGCAATCTGGTCAACCATGCGCTGGCGCGCTTCCTGGCTTGCCCAGGCAACGTGTGGCGTGACAATCAGGTTGGGGATGTCGGCCGCCAGCAGCGGGTTGCCGTGCACGGGTGGTTCCTGCGTAAGCACATCCACGCCGGCACCGCCAAGTCGTCCGGCCCGCAGGGCATCTGCCAGCGCTTGCTCTTCCACGATGCCGCCCCGCGCCGTGTTGATGAGCAGGGCGTCCGGTTTCATGCGCGCGAGTTCGTCCGCGCCAATCAGGTTTTTGGTGGCGTCGGTGAGCGGGCAATGCAGGCTCAGTACATCCACCATTGCAAGCAAGTCCAGGAGGATGACGCGGGGCCTTGTCTTGGGAGCCCTTGGGCTGGGAATGTTTGGTCTTTCTGTCATTCTGGAACGCTTGCCTCATCTTGGTCCGGATTCCATAAACTTGGCTTTTGGCCCTCGGCCCTGGTGATGGTGGGGCATTGGTCCGATTGCTGCTGTATGGGGCTCAGGCTAGTGTGCATCAGCACTGTTTTTTGTGAAGGGATTTGGGGTACACTCTAGCGCGAACGGAGAGGTACCGAAGCGGTCATAACGGCGCCGACTCGAAATCGGATGGGGGTTAACAGCCCCACGTGGGTTCGAATCCCACCCTCTCCGCCAGCTTTTCCGCAAGTTCCGTTGTCCTTGCGTACCAGGCACCTTCGTAGATATGGCTGCATTTCAAATAGACGAGGAGGTTAGCATGAGCAGAAGAACAAGTGCCAGTGTGCTCACGCGCTGGCTGGTTGTTGCTACAGCAGTGGGTTTGTTGGCGGGCTGCGGCAAGAAGGAAGAGCCTCAGGACACCTCCGCAACGGGGGCTACGACCGAAAGCCCCGCTACTACGGGTACTGCGCCTGATACGAGTACCGGCGCCGCAGGTACTGCCGGGGGCACAGGTGCCGATATGGGCACTGATGGTACTACGGGTGGTGCAACCGGCGCAGATATGACCGGTACCACGGGCGGCGCTACCGATGGCACCGGAGCAGGCGCTGCGGGCGGCACGACAGGTGGTGCCGGTGACACGACGGGCGGCGCTGCTGGAGCTGGTGCCGCGACTGGTGCTGGCGCTGGCGCCAGTGCTGGCGGCGCTACGCAGACGGCGTCCGCTGGCGGCGGTGATGCCGAGGCACTGATGAAGAGCTCTGATTGCTTCAGCTGCCATGCGGTGGACACCAAGATGGTTGGTCCTGCTTATGCTTGGGTGGCTCACAAGTACAAGGGCCAGAGTGGGGCTGACGAGAAGCTGGCGCAGAAGAT contains these protein-coding regions:
- a CDS encoding NAD(P)-dependent oxidoreductase; the protein is MTERPNIPSPRAPKTRPRVILLDLLAMVDVLSLHCPLTDATKNLIGADELARMKPDALLINTARGGIVEEQALADALRAGRLGGAGVDVLTQEPPVHGNPLLAADIPNLIVTPHVAWASQEARQRMVDQIAENILAFLEGRPRNLVS
- the sugE gene encoding quaternary ammonium compound efflux SMR transporter SugE, yielding MNWIILILAGIFEIGWAIGLKYTDGFTRLWPTVGTVLAMVISLGLLGIAMKSLPVGTAYAVWVGVGAVGTAILGIVLFGEPANAGRLLSLAFILAGIIGLKLATPA
- a CDS encoding c-type cytochrome → MSRRTSASVLTRWLVVATAVGLLAGCGKKEEPQDTSATGATTESPATTGTAPDTSTGAAGTAGGTGADMGTDGTTGGATGADMTGTTGGATDGTGAGAAGGTTGGAGDTTGGAAGAGAATGAGAGASAGGATQTASAGGGDAEALMKSSDCFSCHAVDTKMVGPAYAWVAHKYKGQSGADEKLAQKIKQGGAGNWNALTGGVPMPPHPQLSDADAKAMADWVLKQKPIAPPKA